The Eubacterium ventriosum genome includes the window ACTCTCCTACTGCAAGCTTGAATTCACCATATCCTTTGCCATCAAATTCTTTTTCAACCTCTTCAATAGTCTTTCCTGTAATACATGAATAAATATTAATAAGGTTCTGAATACCCGGCTTATCATCTGAATATCTAATTTCCATATCTGAATCAGTTACAGCTCTCTTAAACTTACGGATAATTGTATCAGGATCATCCATTAACAAAATACTTGCATTAGGATTTTCGTCTGACTTTGACATCTTTCTTGTTGGATCCTGAAGGCTCATAATCTTAGCTGTTGACTTTCCAATGTATGCCTCAGGAATTGTAAATACATCACCATAAATTCCATTAAATCTGTTTGCAATATCTCTTGTAAGCTCTAAGTGCTGCTTCTGGTCAACACCTACAGGTACAACATCTGCCTGATACAGCAAAATATCTGCCGCCATAAGTGATGGATATGTAAAAAGTCCTGCATTAATATTATCTGCATGTTTAGCAGCCTTATCCTTAAACTGAGTCATTCTGTTTAATTCGCCCATATACGTAAAGCAATCAAGGATCCATGCAAGTTCAGCATGAGCAGAAACATGTGACTGAAAATAAATACAGTTTTTTTCAGGATCAAGTCCTGCTGCAACGTACAATGCATATAAATCTCTTGCTCTCTTTCTAAGTTCAGCAGGATTCTGTCTAATTGTTAATGAATGTAAATCTGCTATTGCATAAAAACATTCATATTCTTCCTGCATTTTAAGCCAATTATCAAGTGCTCCCAAATAATTTCCTAATGTTAATGTTCCTGTTGACTGCATAGCACTATATGATACCTTCTTATCGCCTAACATATTGTTCTCCCTTATATCTTTATTTTTTGCTTTTATGTTTTATATTTCTATATTGATTTGATTATCAAAGCACCCAAGTCACTGTCTATTTATTAAACAGATTGACATATGCTTTCCTCTCTCATATTCTTATACATCATACCACTTTTTAAATGGTTTGTATATTTATTTTATTAAGCACTGCTTTAAGTTAAGCCTTTATTGCCCAGCGCATCTTTGTTGACCTTGCTCTTGGATTAGTGTTACATTCCTCTGCACTTGGTCTTATAACATCTTTTGCAACTTCACTGTAAACTCCCTGCTTCTGTAAAGCCTTAAATGATTTCTTTACAAGACGGTCTTCTCCTGAATGAAATGTAAGCACTGCCACTCTTCCGCCACTTGCCAAAGCATCCGGAAGTTTTTCAAGAAAATCATACAACACTTCAAATTCATTGTTTACATCAATTCTTAATGCCTGAAAAACTCTTGCACAGCTTTTCTTTACTGCTTCTTTTCTCTCTTTTTGTGGCACAACACATAAAGATTTCTCAATTACGTTTTTTAAATCAGTAGTTGTTTCAATCTTATTATTTGTTCTATTTCTTGCAACTATAGCTTTTGCAATTTCATATGCATATGGCTCATCTGAGTTTTCAATAAACATTCCTTCCAGCTCATCTACAGAAATATCTCTAAGTCTTTCTGCTGCCGAAATTCCTTTTTCTGGATTCAATCTTAAATCAAGTGGTCCTTCATACTTATAAGTAAAACCTCTTTCCGGATTGTCAATCTGCATTGATGACACCCCAAGGTCCGCCAAAATAAAATCAAAAGGTCCGTGTTCCTTAGCTACCTGATCTATGTTTCTAAAATTAGTATTTATTGTAGTAAGAACATCTTTCCCAAAACCTTTGTCTGCCAAACGCTTAGTTGTCTTTTTTATTTCAATAGGATCAATATCCAATCCATAGATATGTCCTTTTCTATCTAACTTCTTAAGCATCTGTAAAGTATGTCCACCATATCCAAGTGTGGCATCCAGACCAATCTGTCCCGGTTTAATATCCAAAAACTCTAGAATCTCCTTTACACATATTGAAATATGCATACCTGCCGGAGTACTTCCCTTACTAATAACCTTCTCAATGGTATCCTTATATTTTTCCGGATTATGCTCTTTATACTTTTCAGCGTAAGTTCTTGGATGTGTGCCTTTGTAACGCACACGTCTTTTATGCGGCTTTTCGCTGTTTATATTCTCGTTATTATTTTCATTATTGTTTATGTTTTCGTTATTAATATCCATATTTTAACGCCCCTTTAAGCTAGAGTATGACTAGTATAACATATAAATTTTTCCATTTCTATATCAACAAAGAACACTTTATGCCTTCTGTTTGATTTTCGCTATAATTCGTGTTATATTTTTCCTATAATTTTTAACCGTTATGGTTTGTAATAGGAGGAAGTTTCTATGGAAAAAATAGCAAGTTTTACAATAGACCATTTAAAATTATTACCCGGCGTTTATGTTTCAAGAAAAGATAAGGTTGGCCAACAGGTTATTACAACTTTTGATATTAGAATGACACGCCCTAATTTTGAACCTGTTCTTAATACTGCAGAAGTTCATACAATTGAGCATCTTGGCGCAACATTTTTAAGAAATGATTCT containing:
- the trpS gene encoding tryptophan--tRNA ligase, encoding MLGDKKVSYSAMQSTGTLTLGNYLGALDNWLKMQEEYECFYAIADLHSLTIRQNPAELRKRARDLYALYVAAGLDPEKNCIYFQSHVSAHAELAWILDCFTYMGELNRMTQFKDKAAKHADNINAGLFTYPSLMAADILLYQADVVPVGVDQKQHLELTRDIANRFNGIYGDVFTIPEAYIGKSTAKIMSLQDPTRKMSKSDENPNASILLMDDPDTIIRKFKRAVTDSDMEIRYSDDKPGIQNLINIYSCITGKTIEEVEKEFDGKGYGEFKLAVGECVANRLKPLQDRFYELQKDKTYLNSVIKENDEKAAYFANKTLRKVQKKVGLTERIR
- the rsmH gene encoding 16S rRNA (cytosine(1402)-N(4))-methyltransferase RsmH, with protein sequence MDINNENINNNENNNENINSEKPHKRRVRYKGTHPRTYAEKYKEHNPEKYKDTIEKVISKGSTPAGMHISICVKEILEFLDIKPGQIGLDATLGYGGHTLQMLKKLDRKGHIYGLDIDPIEIKKTTKRLADKGFGKDVLTTINTNFRNIDQVAKEHGPFDFILADLGVSSMQIDNPERGFTYKYEGPLDLRLNPEKGISAAERLRDISVDELEGMFIENSDEPYAYEIAKAIVARNRTNNKIETTTDLKNVIEKSLCVVPQKERKEAVKKSCARVFQALRIDVNNEFEVLYDFLEKLPDALASGGRVAVLTFHSGEDRLVKKSFKALQKQGVYSEVAKDVIRPSAEECNTNPRARSTKMRWAIKA